In a single window of the Candidatus Krumholzibacteriia bacterium genome:
- a CDS encoding SpoIIE family protein phosphatase: MIGTRHLLRKAKKSFPYFLLLMALLLSLAGLYDRWETPYPTFRIHNLRIYTSQPIPGGLRGKDLLLAVNGEIVHRDQQAMSLVSKLKGEEGVLKVLREGQEVLVPYSAPFPGLGIRSASSLRVLASLFILLAAAFVYKKRQDPLALLFLLLCFLLASLLSPHPRFEASFPGLLLELGNDLLSLFFAPLFLHFLILFPESRPRSLGIRLLIYLPSFLFAVMDAAILFAFMPWSGLMEYLEILASLHSVLLLLLALLVLLIKVFRRSRRRERYRLRLVLSGAALGLFPLLIFQILQMVIPQEILAASRWAPVFLVFLPLSFAYGMLGKDLLSLRQSALTLSRSILRSLFFIGLFLLLHGLFLSLSEGDFGGLGSFLGSGLVLALSLVLWAPVQGVFPGKGKKRPEDELLQSYPILSGRILSSSLSELQEALSAALMEDLGASWVDWYSLEEGKWNPDFTLLHVEVESEEAKPQVLPDQLAQTLASGQCLLAADLWDPYWASAHLGKEGLEFCRKHDWSILLSFPQKDSVSRLIVLGPQLRHSLHSPELLSRFQSLMPSLSLQLGNLSLLDRLAKEKQIEHELRLARQIQQSLIPSTPPERKGLELLGKMIPSGEVGGDYFDFLETADGHLGLALGDATGKGIPAALLMAGVAQTFHSQAFAMRSPAAVLSGMNQSLIDARSDPVFEGFFVAFFFALFNQEKSVLRFCNAGMPTPWIFRKNGEIERLHRGGPFLGISSDGSFQEGLLRLEAGDLLFLRSDGFEEQENEAGERFGEDRLLEWVKNHQSLPLSDLFTELIATIEDHAASAIRDDISLILMRLRDSC; the protein is encoded by the coding sequence ATGATTGGAACCCGCCATTTGCTTCGGAAGGCGAAGAAGTCCTTCCCCTACTTCCTGCTCCTGATGGCTCTCCTCTTGAGTCTCGCCGGATTGTATGACCGTTGGGAGACCCCCTATCCCACTTTCAGAATTCATAATCTCAGGATCTACACCTCTCAGCCTATCCCAGGAGGTCTAAGAGGCAAGGATCTACTGCTGGCCGTGAATGGCGAGATTGTTCACCGGGATCAGCAGGCCATGAGTCTTGTCTCGAAACTCAAGGGCGAGGAAGGTGTCCTGAAGGTTCTCCGTGAGGGGCAGGAAGTTCTGGTCCCCTACTCCGCCCCTTTTCCCGGACTTGGAATCCGCTCTGCTTCCAGCCTGAGGGTTCTCGCGTCTCTCTTCATTCTGCTTGCGGCCGCCTTTGTCTACAAGAAACGGCAAGACCCGCTGGCCCTGCTGTTCTTGCTTCTCTGTTTTCTTCTTGCATCACTCCTTTCTCCCCATCCGCGATTTGAGGCGTCCTTCCCCGGCTTGCTTCTGGAATTGGGCAACGATCTTCTTTCCCTTTTCTTTGCTCCCCTGTTTCTGCATTTCCTGATTCTCTTTCCGGAGAGCAGGCCACGCTCCCTGGGGATCCGACTGCTGATCTATCTCCCTTCTTTCCTTTTTGCCGTGATGGACGCGGCGATTCTTTTCGCCTTCATGCCCTGGTCGGGGCTAATGGAATATCTCGAAATTCTGGCCAGCCTTCATTCGGTTCTTCTCCTGCTTCTTGCCCTGCTTGTTCTTCTGATAAAAGTCTTCCGCAGAAGCCGCAGGAGGGAGAGGTACCGTCTGCGCCTTGTCCTCTCGGGGGCGGCTCTGGGGCTTTTCCCTCTGCTGATTTTCCAGATCCTGCAGATGGTGATCCCCCAGGAGATCCTCGCAGCTTCGCGCTGGGCTCCTGTCTTTCTTGTCTTCCTCCCTCTCAGCTTCGCCTATGGAATGTTGGGAAAGGATTTACTGTCACTTAGACAGTCTGCTCTCACCTTGAGCAGGAGTATCCTCCGTAGCCTGTTCTTCATTGGACTCTTTCTACTTCTTCATGGCCTATTTCTCTCCTTGTCAGAGGGAGATTTCGGAGGACTTGGCTCTTTCCTCGGCTCCGGCCTGGTGCTGGCTCTTTCTCTCGTTCTCTGGGCACCCGTTCAGGGTGTCTTTCCGGGGAAGGGTAAGAAGAGACCGGAAGACGAGCTTCTCCAGTCCTACCCGATCCTGTCCGGAAGGATCCTCAGCTCCAGCCTTTCCGAACTTCAGGAGGCTCTCTCCGCTGCCTTGATGGAGGATCTGGGTGCTTCCTGGGTAGATTGGTATTCTCTGGAAGAGGGAAAGTGGAATCCGGATTTCACTCTCCTGCATGTGGAGGTGGAGTCTGAGGAAGCGAAGCCTCAGGTGCTTCCCGATCAGTTGGCCCAGACTCTGGCATCCGGCCAGTGTTTGCTTGCTGCCGACCTCTGGGACCCCTACTGGGCCTCCGCACATCTGGGAAAGGAAGGGCTGGAGTTTTGCAGGAAACACGATTGGTCCATCCTGCTCTCCTTCCCCCAAAAGGACTCCGTTTCCCGTCTGATTGTCCTTGGGCCGCAACTCCGGCACTCCCTCCACTCCCCCGAGTTGCTAAGCAGATTTCAGAGCCTTATGCCTTCCCTGTCTCTTCAACTGGGAAACCTCTCCCTTCTTGATCGTCTGGCGAAAGAGAAACAGATTGAGCATGAGCTGAGACTGGCGCGGCAGATCCAACAGAGTCTGATTCCCTCCACTCCTCCCGAGAGGAAAGGCCTTGAACTACTGGGCAAGATGATTCCCAGTGGTGAGGTGGGCGGAGACTATTTCGATTTTCTGGAAACTGCCGATGGCCACCTGGGCCTTGCTCTTGGCGACGCTACAGGGAAGGGAATCCCGGCGGCTCTGCTCATGGCAGGAGTTGCCCAGACCTTTCACAGCCAGGCCTTTGCCATGCGTTCACCCGCGGCGGTTCTTTCCGGAATGAACCAGTCCCTGATTGATGCCCGCTCCGACCCGGTATTCGAGGGCTTTTTCGTTGCCTTCTTCTTCGCTCTCTTCAATCAGGAGAAATCCGTACTCCGCTTTTGCAATGCGGGCATGCCCACTCCCTGGATTTTCCGCAAGAACGGGGAGATTGAGAGACTTCACCGGGGCGGTCCTTTTCTCGGGATTAGCAGCGACGGGAGCTTTCAGGAAGGACTTCTGCGTCTGGAAGCAGGAGATCTCCTCTTTCTGCGCTCCGACGGCTTCGAAGAACAGGAAAACGAGGCGGGAGAACGCTTTGGCGAGGATCGCCTGCTGGAATGGGTAAAAAACCATCAGTCACTCCCCCTTTCTGACCTTTTTACGGAATTAATTGCCACGATTGAAGACCATGCAGCTTCTGCTATCCGCGATGATATCTCCTTGATCCTCATGCGATTACGGGATTCCTGCTGA
- a CDS encoding RNA polymerase sigma factor RpoD/SigA — protein sequence MSTDYESRYIREIAGLPLLSAEEERDLGRGVQSGDAEAKRKLILANLKLVVSIARSYRGRGVPFLDIVEEGNLGLIRAVEKFDPERGFRFSTYASYWVKQAMARCVSNQGRTIRIPFHVFQLVNRFLRLGAEEEGDTRLDDEALSKRLHCSKRKAHLVRNLVHGILSLDLMMSQGAFRELYSEGKNQTSQSPEELVSLQLEHEQLHRLLEKLSERERAILRIRYGFESGGDFQTLEITGQAFGITRERARQIEKGALRKLRLLITSEDVDP from the coding sequence ATGTCTACGGATTACGAGTCCAGATACATTCGTGAAATTGCGGGCCTTCCTCTCTTGTCCGCAGAGGAGGAGAGGGATCTCGGCAGGGGGGTCCAGAGTGGAGATGCTGAGGCCAAGCGAAAGCTGATCCTCGCAAATCTCAAACTGGTGGTGAGTATCGCCCGGTCCTATCGAGGACGGGGCGTTCCTTTTCTGGACATTGTGGAAGAGGGGAATCTCGGACTGATTCGGGCAGTGGAAAAGTTCGACCCGGAACGGGGCTTTCGTTTCTCCACCTATGCTTCCTACTGGGTGAAGCAGGCAATGGCACGCTGCGTATCCAATCAGGGGCGAACGATTCGAATCCCATTCCATGTCTTCCAACTGGTCAATCGCTTCCTGCGCCTGGGCGCTGAGGAGGAGGGGGACACTCGCCTAGACGACGAGGCTCTGTCGAAGCGCCTCCATTGCTCGAAACGCAAAGCGCATCTTGTCAGGAATCTGGTTCACGGAATTCTGTCTCTCGATCTCATGATGAGCCAGGGCGCGTTTCGGGAACTCTACTCCGAGGGCAAGAACCAGACGAGCCAGAGTCCGGAAGAACTGGTGAGCCTCCAGTTGGAGCATGAGCAGCTTCATCGCCTGCTCGAAAAACTGTCGGAGCGGGAAAGAGCGATTCTGCGGATTCGTTATGGATTTGAAAGTGGCGGAGATTTTCAGACTCTGGAGATAACGGGCCAGGCCTTTGGGATCACCCGGGAAAGAGCCCGGCAGATTGAAAAGGGAGCCTTGAGGAAATTGAGGCTCCTGATTACCTCAGAGGATGTGGATCCATGA